One window of the Falco biarmicus isolate bFalBia1 chromosome 2, bFalBia1.pri, whole genome shotgun sequence genome contains the following:
- the ANGPTL5 gene encoding angiopoietin-related protein 5 translates to MNCFRVTSLICLSIIVFSSGETVVTSVKPCSSKGTRNVGAVEEPLKAEEKNKSADISKQKEQCLVPCDVQAKILRGEKQYMCRNLQNSLVEYARSTKKLVRNMMDDQQSSLDYLSNQVNELMNRLLLLNAEVLRKHLDPLPYKMVQSHGLDCTDIKDTVGSVSKTPTGLYVIHPEGSNYPFEVLCDMDFQGGGWTVVQKRTDGIIPFQRTWSEYLDGFGDLSGEFWLGLRKIFHIVNQKATGFSLYVDLESENDKHAHASYDRFWIEDEACSFKIHLGRYSGNAGDAFRGYRKEDNQNLMPFSTFDVDNDGCRPMCAIKEQPVKSCSNFSDNTGWWFNQCGLANLNGVHRYTGRFLATGIHWDTWTMNNKPVKIKSVSMKIRRTYNPYFH, encoded by the exons ATGAACTGCTTTAGGGTAACTTCACTGATTTGTCTTAGTATTATTGTGTTCAGTTCAGGAGAGACCGTCGTAACTAGTGTCAAGCCTTGTTCATCGAAG GGCACAAGGAATGTTGGAGCTGTGGAGGAACCACTcaaggcagaagagaaaaataaatctgcagatatttcaaaacaaaaagaacaatgCCTTGTACCATGTGATGTTCAAGCTAAAATTTTACGAGGGGAAAAACAATACATGTGCA gaaatttgcAGAACTCTCTTGTTGAATATGCAAGAAGTACAAAAAAACTGGTAAGAAACATGATGGATGATCAACAGTCGTCTTTGGATTACCTTTCTAATCAG GTAAATGAACTTATGAACAGACTTCTTCTTTTGAACGCAGAGGTTTTGAGAAAGCATTTGGATCCACTTCCTTACAAAATGGTTCAATCTCATG GGTTGGATTGCACTGATATTAAAGATACTGTTGGCTCAGTTTCAAAAACTCCAACTGGTCTGTACGTTATCCATCCAGAAGGATCAAATTATCCTTTTGAG GTTTTGTGTGACATGGATTTTCAAGGAGGTGGATGGACTGTGGTTCAGAAAAGAACTGATGGAATCATTCCATTTCAGAGAACATGGTCTGAATATCTGGATGGATTTGGTGACCTTTCTg gAGAATTTTGGCTTGGACTGAGGAAGATTTTTCACATAGTAAATCAAAAAGCCACTGGTTTCAGTCTTTATGTGGATTTGGAATCAGAAAATGACAAGCATGCCCATGCATCGTATGATAGATTTTGGATAGAGGATGAAGCATGTTCTTTTAAGATCCACTTGGGGCGTTATTCAGGAAATGCTG GGGATGCATTTAGAGGATATAGAAAAGAAGATAACCAGAATTTGATGCCTTTCAGCACATTTGATGTTGATAATGATGGATGCAGGCCAATGTGTGCTATTAAAGAACAGCCTGTGAAGAGCTGCAGTAACTTCAGTGATAACACTGGATGGTGGTTCAACCAGTGTGGCCTTGCAAATCTTAACGGTGTTCATCGCTACACAGGTAGATTTCTTGCAACTGGGATTCACTGGGATACATGGACAATGAACAATAAACCAGtcaaaattaaatcagtttCAATGAAAATTCGGAGAACCTATAACCCATATTTCCATTAA